TTACCTCTCGCTCAGTCAGCCAGCGCGGCGCGCTGCAACTCGAACAACTGACGTACACCGTCCTGAGCCAGGGCCAGCATGGCATTGAGTTCAGCAGGCTGGAACGGCGCACCTTCGGCAGTACCCTGCACCTCGATGAAGCCACCGGCGTCAGTCATCACCACGTTCAGGTCGGTTTCGGCCGCCGAATCCTCCAGGTAATCCAGATCCAGCACCGGCTCGCCCTGATAGATACCGACCGACACCGCAGCGATCATTTGCTTGACCGGATCGCCCGCCTTCAGACCGCCACGCTTCTTCAGTACCTTGAGCGCATCGATCAACGCCACCATGGCACCGGTAATCGACGCCGTGCGCGTACCGCCGTCGGCCTGGATCACATCGCAGTCGATGAACAGCGTGTTCTCGCCGAGCTTGCTCATATCAAGCGCCGCACGCAGCGAACGACCGATCAGGCGCTGGATTTCCAGCGTGCGTCCACCCTGCTTGCCGCGCGAGGCTTCACGCTGGTTCCGCTCACCGGTAGCACGCGGCAGCATGCCGTACTCGGCGGTCAGCCAACCCTGCCCCTGCCCTTTGAGAAAACGCGGAACGCCGGACTCGATGCTGACCGTGCAGATCACCTTGGTGTCGCCGAACTCCACCAGCACCGAACCCTCGGCATGTTTGGTGTAGTTGCGGGTGATGCGGATCGAGCGCAGCTGATCGGCGGCACGGCCACTAGGTCGCTTCATGTATAGGTCCTGCTAGATAGGAAATTGACCGGCATTATAGAGCCCATTGGCGCGGAAAAGGGTCGCGACCGTCCGGCCATCGCTGCCGTGACACCCCGTTTTCCTTTACAATCCTTCGCCTTTCGCAGCCCGTAATCGAGAGGTATCCCCCGATGGTCCACAGCATGACGGCCTTTGCCCGCAGCGAGCAGGCCGGCGCCCATGGCACCCTCAGCTGGGAAATCCGCTCGGTCAATCATCGCTATCTCGAGCCGCACCTGCGCCTGCCGGAAGCCTTCCGCGACCTCGAAGGCGCGGTTCGCGATGCGCTGCGCAAAGGCATCTCACGCGGCAAGGTGGAATGCACCCTGCGCTTCACCGAGGAAAACAACGGCACCGCCCTGCAGGTCGACCGCGAGCGCGCCAGCCAGTTGATCGCCGCCGCCGAAAGCGTTGCCGCACTGATCCGCCAACCCGCACCGATTGACCCGCTGCAGGTACTTGGCTGGCCGGGCGTACTGGTCGGCGACGCAGTCGACCCACAGGCACTCAACCAGAGCGCTCTACAGCTCTTCCACAGCGCACTCGAGCAGCTCAAGGAAGGCCGCCGGCGTGAAGGCGACGAGTTGGCCAAGCTGCTCAACGATCGTCTGGACAGCATCCTCGAAGAAGTGGCCACGCTGCGCGAACAGGTGCCGCAGATGCTCGCAGCCCAGCGCCAGAAGGTGCTCGACCGATTCAGCGAAATGCAGGCAGAGCTCGACCCGCAGCGCCTCGAACAGGAAA
This DNA window, taken from Pseudomonas sp. FeN3W, encodes the following:
- a CDS encoding YicC/YloC family endoribonuclease, with product MVHSMTAFARSEQAGAHGTLSWEIRSVNHRYLEPHLRLPEAFRDLEGAVRDALRKGISRGKVECTLRFTEENNGTALQVDRERASQLIAAAESVAALIRQPAPIDPLQVLGWPGVLVGDAVDPQALNQSALQLFHSALEQLKEGRRREGDELAKLLNDRLDSILEEVATLREQVPQMLAAQRQKVLDRFSEMQAELDPQRLEQEMVLLAQKSDVAEELDRLDTHVAEVRRVLKTGGAAGRRLDFLMQELNREANTLGSKAFDPRSTQAAVNLKVLIEQMREQVQNLE
- the rph gene encoding ribonuclease PH codes for the protein MKRPSGRAADQLRSIRITRNYTKHAEGSVLVEFGDTKVICTVSIESGVPRFLKGQGQGWLTAEYGMLPRATGERNQREASRGKQGGRTLEIQRLIGRSLRAALDMSKLGENTLFIDCDVIQADGGTRTASITGAMVALIDALKVLKKRGGLKAGDPVKQMIAAVSVGIYQGEPVLDLDYLEDSAAETDLNVVMTDAGGFIEVQGTAEGAPFQPAELNAMLALAQDGVRQLFELQRAALAD